CAAAGACAGCGTTAGGCTCGTTAAAAGGTGTCACAAGCCTGATCGCAAAGGTATTTACTCTtactgttgttgttattattattgtatttgtgtATACGGACCCTGCTAACGTGTATCATTCTAATTTGATTGTTTTTTGGTACAGAATTTACCAAGGTTGCGACCCGCACGGCGATCGGTTTTGTTGTGATGGGATTTGTTGGGTTTTTCGTCAAGTTGATATTCATTCCAATCAACAACATCATCGTTGGTGCTTCTTAACTGGTAATTTTCCTTCCAAGTTTCATTGATGGGTAATTAGTTGATTGCTTGTTAGACATCATGTTTTTTGTTGGATCTAAAAACTTACTTGGTTAATTGCTGGCTCTCTGTTGTACTATGGCCTGGATAATCTTCCCTGTTGTTATATGGATGTTATGTATAGTTTTGTTATGTGTTAATGGAGGGCTAAGATATATTGGTTCAATCGCACTCGGGATCAATTATGTTAGTTAGTAGATGTTGTACAGTAGCTTGCATGTACTAACTATTCAAGTGGCCAGAGTTTGAGTCGTAGGGACTAAACTTTTGAACTTTTTCCTTTAAAAGGAGATGACCCATGTTTACCCCTTAGCTGTATCCGGGAAATGTTGAAGTTTCTACATGTAATTGGACATTGGCTCCGTGTGACAGATCCAAGTCAATAATGTTATTACCTCGCTAGGGAGGTTGCTTCCTGGGTGTTAGTAGAATTATGATATAGAAacgtttttttttttccaatttcggGGCTCCAAGGAGTTACTTCAGAAAAGTCTTGCTCAAGGAAGTTCATCCTAATCAACATATATTCAGTGGTCTCTTCGTATTTAAGGGTTGTGTCAGTTTCTAATATGTGAAAGTGCACAAAATTTGACTATGAAAAGTATGGTAGTGCTGGTTGTTCTTCCCTGCCAACCAAATAGTGATATTACCTAGTGGGATGCTTGTCAAACAGTAATATCATCACTTCGTAATGTTATGcagttttcttaattttctcttGCTAGGAAAGGCACCATTTAGTTGTAAAATctagagaagagaaaagaaacaTGACTGTCTCAAAGTTGATTGTTGATTGATGAATATGTCTTTGACCTATATGAAAGCTTAAGATATTATATGTAATTATATCCCAGTGGATTGAGGTTGGTAATAACACCATCGTTGATGTCACTAGAACGGCTccgttttctcttttttttttcccccTTTTTAATCTTCTGTTTAGTTTGTTGGTGTTCTTGTTTTCACTTAATtcctatgttgcttggactcttcaaagtTGTCAATGGGTGCGTGTCGGGTTCGCCGaaactagtgtatttttgaagaatccgacacgggtgcggcatggAAATTGAAGAGTCCGTGCAACTTAGCTTAATTCTCATGGGTGCCATATCCCACCACACTCCAGCTCCGGTACAAGAAATATATAATCACATGAACAGaagaaaaaacaaaggaaaaattgAGTAGTAATAGCAGCAAAAGTGTATGCTAATGATTATAGCATGGTGTCTTTGCAGTTGCTCCATTATAATGTTTTTCACATCTAaatgtgattatgatattgatctTCATCATTTTCCGAGACACTTTGATTCTTTATAGGGTGATTTTTTGCAATGATGACAGTGTAATGATCCTTAGCAATGAGTCACTAAACTCTGTATTTGGAACTGCAGGCATTGTGAAGGAGAAATACAAGTAGAGATGTAGAGCAAGGAAGAAAAGTGGTGCAAAATCATAGTTTCATTTTGTGATCCGTAGCAGTTGGTTATGTAGTATTATTTCTGAACCGCCTAGTTTCTGGGACTTTGTCATCTGAGTTGCCTCTCAGATTTTGTAGACTTTACTGTTGATGTCAAGACATCCATTTTTTTCATTATACTTTTTGTCTTATGCTTTAAGCCTTGATGAAAATTGGAATACAGTTTTGAATGTCGCTTAATTGTGATGGAAACACGGAGCGCGAGGCAATTCCTTATATTATGGGATGGAGATGTCTGATTTGGatgaataaattattaaatgagtTTGAAAGGGATGGTGAGGAAAGGGGATAAATGATTTTCTCTGTCCTTCATGGTTACTGGAAAATGATCCTCCTGTCTTCTAGATCCTGCTCCTTGCGGAGTGGCATAACtaagaaaaaattatgtttaatagTTCACAGAACACCTTATATATTTAAATGCTTCAAACTTGTTGAACTGTGTGTTGGTCCCAATTATGCTTCCCAAAAAATATGTTGAGGTATGAAATAAAAGGATCAGTCTGCAAGGGACTACATTCATGGGAATATGATGTTTGAACATGAGAGATGTAAATGAAGGTTTCTTCCAGACCCCCTTTCCTATAGGGACCAGGGAATTTTGTAACAGAAACCAAATTCCATTTTGGGTGTGGGGATAAAAACGAACTCCTTGACAGGCAAATTGGAGGGTTTCCGCGAAGCAACACAGCATTTGAACTTGACAAATAAAAGGTGTTCAAAAAATGATCCTGTCTTGAAAGGCATTGTAGCCTAAATTATACAGGATTCTTACTTTTGTTTCATCGTTTTGTTGTAAAATGAGAGTAAGTCAAGCTAACGAATTGGATAATGTGACGTGCACAAACTCCAATATACATATAGCTTAGGCGTTTCTATAATCTGTGGTTTCTCGAAGATTAATACACTAGTCAGGTCCAGTTACTTGGAGTGCCCATCAATGTGGCAAATAAGTCGGGAACAATAAAACTTGACATCTGTAGGCGTTTGCCAGCTTTCGTTATCTTCACGAAGATTGGATGAAAACTATAAACACCATTCAAGAACTAGGAGTTCTGAAAGAGATGGAAGTCATTTAGGAACTAATACAGCTACATGTGAACATAGCTATATCAGCGCTTAGAACAGAACCAATATGCTACATATGAAAATAGCTATACCTGCGTCTGGAACAGAACCTATACAGCTACATGTGAACATGACTATATCAGCAGATGGCACTGGCAGTTATAGTAATCACAACAGTATTTTACCCAGGATTAGACAAACAGTCGAGTTTTAACAGTCAAGTTTTATACAGACAGAGATCCAAGTCTTACAGTTAAACCGACAGTAGCAACAAGGTGGATTTACAATTGAGAAAGAAATCACGTTCTCCCTTCCATAACTACTAGTTTCTACTTCTACTGTTAAAGCCTCCAAACCAGTAGCAACCGAGATCTTCTAACTGCAGCAAAAGAAAAGGGCTAGATTTAGTACTAAGGTCTAATGGTTAGACAACAAGGATAGGAGGGTCTTTAGATCTTGAAtgtataatcatactaaaaaacCATAAATCATGGATACCCGAAATGTTATATTTGTTGTCATGCCAATTAAATAAGACACATTGAGAAACTACAATCAACAAACAGATCGAATTGTGAGAACCGAAAACTAATTTGTGACCACATCAACCTTGGTGTTCATTGTAGGTACACTTAAAGTGTAAGCAACATATTTCAACTTTAGAACTAAGATGCCACTATGAtaacaaatgactttttttttatatgaaacaataacttgacatacaaataatGAGATgaagtcatcatcatcaatgatatctgATTCATGAATAATAGCTGCacaacaaattttaataaaaatacattaCTCAAACGGGAGGCTAGGTGTGGATAGATAATACATGGAAAAATAACCAGTCCGGTGGTAAGCAACTGTATTCAACCAGGGATTGCCAAAGACAGAAGAATAAAAACCATTATAAAGGATATATCGGTTCAAGTTCCATTAAGGTATTTTTAATTGAAGACGTGTGTGATTGGACtgataggaaaaaaaaaagaaattcacaATAAACCCAATTTAATCCCACGAGTGAGGTTTAGAGATGGTAGTGTGCAAGCATACCTTACTCTTACCTTGTGAAGGTGGGAGGCTGTTTCtgaagaccctcggctcaaggccAAACAAAAAAAGAAGCGGTAACAACAAGCAGAAATAACATGTAATAATAGAGATCTAAGACTAAGAAATTAGAAGAATAACACTAATACTCCTGGTACAGAAAAGAAATACCCAGGTAAAAAGAGAAACTATGTACAAATAATCAAGGCCTCCACTGGAGCATCCCTTTTGTTGGCAAATGAAGTGCAATCATCACCTTAGCCCAATGAGTGCTCTACCTCACACCAAAACTTACAACATTTAGCAGCTCCCTTGGCAACTTTTCATTCCTATATTTCTTGCATACATGGTATATATTACAGTTATTTATCTCCAGTCCCATTTACTCTTTGTTTCCATTCCTTTTCCCCCTTCCTCTTCATTAAAATCATTAAACCCCAAAAGAAGGATGGGCTAGAAAAGAAATCAGACTTGTGTATGAAGAAGCATTTCGAAGAACATGATCAACTACTGTCTGACTATATCTTCAGTGCAAAAGATGTTCCGTTATTCTTTTTATCACTCCTACTCAATTCATACTTGCTCCCTTAAAAAATTCAAGGTTTTTCTGGCTCTAGTTAAGataacatttgatttcaaaagggACCTCAAATTAAGATTTCAAACACCCTTAAACTGTCCAAAACAGGCGAGTTTTTCTTGTTAGTTCCAATTTCCTTT
The Capsicum annuum cultivar UCD-10X-F1 chromosome 6, UCD10Xv1.1, whole genome shotgun sequence DNA segment above includes these coding regions:
- the LOC107875863 gene encoding protein transport protein Sec61 subunit gamma-1, which codes for MDALDTVFDPLRDFAKDSVRLVKRCHKPDRKEFTKVATRTAIGFVVMGFVGFFVKLIFIPINNIIVGAS